A part of Cydia amplana chromosome 24, ilCydAmpl1.1, whole genome shotgun sequence genomic DNA contains:
- the LOC134659201 gene encoding uncharacterized protein LOC134659201, producing the protein MDSPKIVYKYYSNPAFCGQSEAYTKYVKSPDRRMSPLGGNSPRKVEYSNRILRTDISDNPLRISPAGALRNRDEPPELPPKPQKFQKQFHRQSSLMCKPTRTPVRCRTRSEDLEMAQFKIQKTKYHRNAESDDGLEDSRVKHRYEVIRDDFDDLADYSPTKKRIIEANANEIEEYNVDAPDEHELKEIPTEIVKTVNGRTHRYAIVPSDDDEPVKKHSVTISSPVMTKKNIIATQKLHELLSTPRKLKSYASQPSVRITPNKATSPNRYTGTPQRIMHSTPTHGVTPSKSCANLTSPRNATSPISPKAQQKLHYGTPEEFERHDVFVTSFREKSRERSFDMDRREMSRESRRDYERRSPKKEKKSTAIIVPRVAAPPSVYSEETYKSFNSTKTMSAAAASLTIAALMLTLSGGLTTGLSFYMMYTVRINKHTHRYNPYKIMSAAAASLTIAALMLTLSGGLTTGLSFYMMYTLGRRYYLDFGVLAGFTCFLLGLLGLRSRRHQLLPNRNYISGYIVLSSFSLLSAFGLLLLLSIQPTPGTPLSDITSGAVCAVSALSLFVATLGVLASYCCARDPPDNRVGTVRWY; encoded by the exons ATGGATTCGCCTAAAATAGTATATAAATATTACTCAAACCCGGCCTTTTGCGGGCAGAGCGAAGCTTACACCAAATATGTCAAGAGTCCGGACAGAAGAATGTCCCCCCTAGGCGGGAATTCGCCAAGAAAAGTCGAATACAGCAACAGGATCCTTAGGACAGACATTTCTGATAATCCTTTAAGGATATCTCCAGCAGGCGCTTTGAGAAACAGGGATGAGCCTCCAGAATTGCCGCCGAAGCCGCAGAAGTTCcaaaaacagttccacagacaGTCTTCTTTGATGTGCAAGCCTACACGAACTCCTGTCAGATGTAGGACAAGGAGTGAAGACTTGGAAATGGcacaatttaaaatacaaaagacTAAATATCATAGGAACGCTGAAAGCGACGATGGTTTGGAAGACAGCCGTGTTAAACATAGGTACGAAGTTATCAGAGACGATTTTGATGATCTAGCAGACTATTCTCCAACAAAAAAGAGGATAATAGAAGCGAATGCCAACGAAATAGAAGAATATAACGTCGACGCGCCAGATGAACACGAATTGAAAGAAATACCAACTGAAATAGTAAAGACTGTAAATGGAAGGACACATAGATACGCAATAGTACCTTCAGATGATGACGAACCAGTTAAAAAACACAGTGTTACCATATCAAGCCCAGTAAtgactaagaaaaatataattgcGACACAGAAACTACATGAACTGCTATCTACGCCTAGGAAATTAAAGAGCTATGCCAGTCAACCGTCTGTAAGGATAACTCCTAATAAGGCTACAAGTCCTAATCGCTATACGGGGACCCCTCAAAGAATTATGCATAGTACACCTACTCATGGGGTTACACCATCAAAATCATGTGCTAACTTGACGTCACCAAGAAATGCTACGTCTCCTATATCGCCTAAAGCTCAACAGAAGCTACATTACGGGACTCCGGAAGAGTTTGAGAGGCATGATGTGTTTGTGACTAGTTTTAGGGAGAAGAGTCGGGAGCGGAGTTTTGATATGGACAGGAGAGAAATGAGCAGAGAGAGTAGGAGGGATTATGAAAGAAGGAGTCCAAAGAAGGAGAAGAAGAGTACAGCGATTATTGTACCCag GGTAGCAGCACCACCATCAGTGTACTCCGAGGAGACATACAAGTCCTTCAACAGCACGAAGACCATGAGCGCTGCTGCCGCGTCACTCACTATAGCGGCCTTGATGCTCACTCTGAGCGGCGGACTCACTACTGGACTCAGCTTTTATATGATGTATACGGTAAGGATCAATAAACACACACATAGATACAATCCATATAAAATCATGAGCGCTGCGGCCGCGTCACTCACTATAGCGGCCTTGATGCTCACTCTGAGCGGCGGACTCACTACTGGACTCAGCTTTTATATGATGTATACG CTTGGCCGACGGTACTATCTGGACTTTGGGGTGCTCGCGGGCTTCACCTGTTTCCTGTTGGGGCTCTTAGGGCTGCGCTCGCGCCGTCACCAGCTGCTGCCGAACAGGAACTACATCTCAG GATACATCGTTCTCTCCTCGTTCTCTCTCCTCAGCGCCTTCGGTCTCCTCTTACTCCTCTCCATCCAGCCCACGCCCGGGACGCCGCTCAGCGACATAACCTCAGGCGCCGTGTGCGCCGTGTCAGCTTTATCGCTGTTCGTGGCGACTTTAGGAGTTTTAGCGTCGTACTGCTGCGCAAGAGATCCGCCGGATAACAGAGTAGGGACAGTGAGATGGTATTAG
- the LOC134659287 gene encoding late histone H2B.L4-like, which produces MPPVKVPKKALKSMEPGGGLIPKKKKDSKKMARKNYDSFSIYLFKVLKSCTEINVGISRKSILIMNNFVNDILEQIACEAGRLIAHGKKTTLGENEIRTATKLLIPGELGKHALLEGEKALRNYKNNSNSQSY; this is translated from the coding sequence ATGCCTCCCGTCAAAGTTCCGAAGAAGGCACTCAAATCCATGGAGCCAGGAGGCGGCCTGATCCCTAAAAAGAAGAAAGACAGCAAGAAGATGGCAAGAAAGAACTACGACAGCTTCTCAATATACCTCTTCAAAGTGTTAAAATCGTGTACAGAAATCAACGTCGGTATCTCAAGAAAAAGCATCCTAATCATGAACAATTTCGTCAACGATATCTTGGAACAAATCGCTTGTGAAGCTGGAAGGTTAATAGCACACGGAAAGAAGACTACGTTAGGCGAGAACGAAATAAGAACGGCCACAAAACTACTCATTCCTGGCGAGCTGGGAAAGCACGCGTTGCTGGAGGGGGAGAAAGCGCTCCGGAATTACAAGAACAACTCGAACAGCCAGAGTTATTAA